One region of Ornithinibacter aureus genomic DNA includes:
- a CDS encoding formate--tetrahydrofolate ligase, with protein sequence MTADTTAAPFPSDIEIAEAAEITPITTLAQERLGLPADALIPYGHTKAKVDLAHIRSLADQPEGTLILVTAISPTPAGEGKTTTSVGLADALSRIGKKSMVALREPSMGPVFGIKGGAAGGGYAQVVPMTDINLNFTGDFASIAAANNLLSALIDNHIHHGNALGIDPRTITWKRVVDLNDRALRDIVVSLGGVANGFPREDGFDIVVASEVMAIFCLATSLADLKERLGNIVIGYTRDKKPVTARDLKAHGAMTVILRDALAPNLVQTLEHTPAMIHGGPFANIAHGCNSVMATRTALKLADYVVTEAGFGADLGAEKFIDIKCRTSGLRPSAVVVVATIRALKYHGGVALADLKTEDVDALTRGMENLRKHLRNVKDVYGLPPVVAINRFPTDTDAEIAALIELVRAEGARAYEATHFSNGGAGAEALAHGVLEAIEAGEGEMQFVYADELSLAEKAEAIATKVYGAAGVTFDSKAAKRLAQIEADGYSGLPVCMAKTQSSFSTDATRRGAPTGHTVNIREVRLAAGAGFVVMVTGDIMTMPGLPKVPASDHIDIDENGNIVGLS encoded by the coding sequence GTGACCGCTGACACCACCGCTGCCCCCTTCCCGTCCGACATCGAGATCGCCGAGGCTGCCGAGATCACCCCGATCACGACGCTCGCGCAGGAACGGCTCGGCCTGCCCGCCGACGCGCTGATCCCCTACGGCCACACCAAGGCCAAGGTCGACCTCGCGCACATCCGCAGCCTGGCCGACCAGCCCGAGGGGACGCTGATCCTCGTCACCGCGATCTCCCCCACCCCGGCCGGCGAGGGCAAGACGACGACGAGCGTGGGCCTGGCCGACGCCCTGAGCCGGATCGGCAAGAAGTCGATGGTGGCGCTGCGTGAGCCCTCGATGGGCCCGGTGTTCGGCATCAAGGGCGGCGCCGCGGGCGGCGGATACGCCCAGGTCGTGCCGATGACCGACATCAACCTCAACTTCACCGGCGACTTCGCCTCGATCGCCGCGGCGAACAACCTGCTCTCCGCGCTCATCGACAACCACATCCACCACGGCAACGCGCTCGGCATCGACCCGCGCACCATCACGTGGAAGCGCGTCGTCGACCTCAACGACCGCGCCCTGCGCGACATCGTCGTCTCGCTCGGAGGCGTGGCGAACGGCTTCCCCCGCGAGGACGGCTTCGACATCGTCGTGGCCTCCGAGGTGATGGCGATCTTCTGCCTCGCGACGTCCCTGGCCGACCTCAAGGAGCGCCTGGGCAACATCGTCATCGGCTACACCCGCGACAAGAAGCCGGTGACGGCCCGTGACCTCAAGGCCCACGGTGCGATGACCGTCATCCTGCGCGACGCTCTGGCCCCGAACCTCGTGCAGACCCTCGAGCACACCCCGGCGATGATCCACGGCGGCCCGTTCGCCAACATCGCCCACGGCTGCAACTCGGTCATGGCCACCCGCACCGCGCTCAAGCTCGCCGACTACGTCGTGACCGAGGCCGGCTTCGGTGCCGACCTCGGCGCCGAGAAGTTCATCGACATCAAGTGCCGCACCTCCGGCCTGCGCCCGAGCGCCGTCGTCGTGGTGGCGACCATCCGTGCCCTGAAGTACCACGGCGGGGTCGCCCTGGCCGACCTGAAGACCGAGGACGTCGACGCCCTCACCCGCGGCATGGAGAACCTGCGCAAGCACCTGCGCAACGTCAAGGACGTCTACGGCCTGCCGCCCGTGGTCGCGATCAACCGCTTCCCCACCGACACCGACGCCGAGATCGCCGCCCTCATCGAGCTCGTCCGGGCCGAGGGTGCTCGCGCCTACGAGGCCACGCACTTCAGCAACGGTGGCGCCGGTGCCGAGGCGCTGGCGCACGGGGTTCTCGAGGCCATCGAGGCGGGCGAGGGTGAGATGCAGTTCGTCTACGCCGACGAGCTCTCGCTGGCCGAGAAGGCCGAGGCGATCGCCACGAAGGTCTACGGCGCCGCGGGGGTCACGTTCGACTCCAAGGCCGCCAAGCGGCTCGCGCAGATCGAGGCCGACGGCTACTCCGGCCTGCCGGTGTGTATGGCCAAGACGCAGAGCTCGTTCTCCACCGACGCCACCCGGCGCGGCGCCCCGACCGGGCACACCGTCAACATCCGCGAGGTCCGCCTTGCGGCCGGCGCGGGCTTCGTCGTGATGGTGACCGGCGACATCATGACGATGCCCGGGCTGCCCAAGGTGCCGGCATCCGACCACATCGACATCGACGAGAACGGCAACATCGTCGGTCTCAGCTGA
- a CDS encoding ATP-dependent DNA helicase, with the protein MPSLTDLLHAAVGGVGGTERPGQVEMAQAVADAIDTKSHLLVQAGTGTGKSLAYLVPAVQHAVDTGIPAVVATATLALQAQIVDRDMPRLADAVAPLLGRRPTYALVKGRRNYLCAHKVEGGFPDDDADSLMSLGMVDQQASRLGAEVVRLREWAEVTESGDRDELVPGVSERAWRQVSVSAQECLGSRCPMVAECFVERSRAAAADVDVIVTNHSFMAIDAFEGRQMLPEHDVLVIDEGHELVDRVTSTITDEVTPGMIRAAAKRAGRQADASSTMEEAADLLESVLEPAPEGRLTGIPDSLAMALGRVRDTARTVQSELKPQQGEEVDAGRQVARAAVDEVFENACRILEERELDVVWLSRDPRRGPVLRVAPMSVAMLVRDKVFQERTVVLTSATLELGGSFDAVAGTIGLRGEGAPRWRGLDVGSPFDYPKQGIAYVAQHLPPPGRDGLATQTLDEIEALVRAAGGRTLGLFSSMRAAKEATEAMRERFADAEGEIAFLCQGEDQISTLVRQFARDPRVCLFGTLSLWQGVDVPGSSCQLVIIDRIPFPRPDDPLASARSQAIARMGGNGFMAVSATHAALRLAQGAGRLIRRSDDRGVVAFLDNRMMTARYAGFLQRSLPPFWPTSDRAMVLSALARLDEIADPPLPVAEPALRGLTGALAAAVGDTARGADAVAPVPADRPVAEAPPPPESSRTAVTHGHAWTEQEDEELRDGIELGLTLDELSESMELPTEVLAARLAGLGLEAGKGATLTFD; encoded by the coding sequence GTGCCTTCGTTGACCGACCTCCTCCATGCCGCCGTCGGGGGAGTGGGCGGCACCGAGCGGCCCGGTCAGGTCGAGATGGCACAGGCCGTCGCGGACGCCATCGACACGAAGAGCCACCTGCTCGTCCAGGCGGGCACCGGCACCGGGAAGTCGCTGGCCTACCTCGTGCCCGCCGTCCAGCACGCCGTCGACACCGGCATCCCCGCGGTCGTCGCGACGGCGACGCTCGCCCTCCAGGCGCAGATCGTCGACCGTGACATGCCACGTCTCGCGGATGCCGTGGCGCCCCTGCTGGGTCGTCGTCCCACCTACGCGTTGGTCAAGGGGCGACGCAACTACCTGTGCGCGCACAAGGTGGAGGGCGGCTTCCCCGACGACGACGCCGACTCGCTCATGTCGCTCGGGATGGTCGACCAGCAGGCATCCAGGCTCGGCGCCGAGGTCGTGCGCCTGCGCGAGTGGGCCGAGGTCACCGAGAGCGGTGACCGCGACGAGCTCGTGCCGGGAGTCTCCGAGCGGGCGTGGCGGCAGGTGTCGGTCAGCGCGCAGGAGTGCCTGGGCAGCCGTTGCCCCATGGTCGCCGAGTGCTTCGTCGAGCGTTCCCGTGCGGCCGCCGCGGACGTCGACGTCATCGTCACCAACCACTCGTTCATGGCGATCGACGCCTTCGAGGGCCGTCAGATGCTGCCCGAGCACGACGTCCTCGTCATCGACGAGGGACACGAGCTCGTCGACCGGGTGACGTCCACCATCACCGACGAGGTGACCCCCGGCATGATCCGAGCCGCCGCCAAGCGGGCCGGGCGCCAGGCCGACGCGTCCTCGACGATGGAGGAGGCCGCTGACCTGCTCGAATCGGTGCTGGAGCCGGCCCCCGAAGGCCGCCTGACCGGCATCCCCGACTCGCTCGCCATGGCGCTCGGGAGGGTGCGCGACACCGCGCGCACCGTGCAGAGCGAGCTCAAACCGCAGCAGGGCGAGGAGGTGGATGCCGGGCGTCAGGTCGCGCGCGCCGCCGTCGACGAGGTGTTCGAGAACGCCTGCCGGATCCTCGAGGAGCGTGAGCTCGACGTCGTCTGGCTCAGCCGCGACCCGCGCCGGGGGCCCGTCCTGCGGGTGGCCCCGATGAGTGTGGCGATGCTCGTGCGCGACAAGGTCTTCCAGGAGCGCACCGTCGTGCTGACCTCGGCGACGCTCGAGCTCGGCGGGTCCTTCGATGCCGTGGCCGGGACGATCGGGCTGCGCGGCGAGGGTGCCCCGAGGTGGCGTGGGCTCGACGTCGGGAGTCCGTTCGACTACCCCAAGCAGGGCATCGCCTACGTCGCGCAGCACCTGCCGCCGCCGGGACGTGATGGCCTGGCCACCCAGACCCTCGACGAGATCGAGGCGCTCGTGCGCGCCGCGGGCGGCCGCACCCTCGGGCTATTCTCCTCGATGCGGGCGGCCAAGGAGGCCACCGAGGCGATGCGCGAGCGGTTCGCCGACGCGGAGGGCGAGATCGCGTTCCTGTGCCAGGGCGAGGACCAGATCAGCACCTTGGTGCGGCAGTTCGCCCGGGACCCGAGAGTGTGCCTGTTCGGCACCCTCTCGTTGTGGCAGGGCGTCGACGTGCCGGGTTCGTCGTGCCAGCTCGTCATCATCGACCGCATCCCGTTCCCGCGTCCCGACGACCCGCTCGCCTCGGCCCGCTCGCAGGCCATCGCCCGGATGGGTGGCAACGGGTTCATGGCGGTCTCCGCGACCCACGCGGCGCTGCGCCTGGCCCAGGGGGCGGGGCGGCTGATCCGGCGCTCGGACGACCGCGGGGTCGTCGCGTTCCTGGACAACCGGATGATGACCGCTCGCTACGCCGGGTTCCTCCAGCGCTCGCTCCCGCCGTTCTGGCCGACCTCGGACCGGGCGATGGTGCTGTCCGCGCTGGCGCGCCTCGACGAGATCGCCGACCCGCCGCTTCCGGTGGCCGAGCCCGCCCTGCGCGGGCTGACGGGCGCGCTGGCCGCTGCGGTGGGCGACACGGCGCGGGGTGCGGATGCCGTGGCGCCCGTGCCGGCGGATCGCCCGGTGGCCGAGGCGCCGCCGCCGCCGGAGTCCTCGCGCACGGCGGTCACGCACGGGCACGCCTGGACCGAGCAGGAGGACGAGGAGCTGCGCGACGGCATCGAGCTCGGCCTCACCCTCGACGAGCTCAGCGAGTCGATGGAGCTCCCGACGGAGGTGCTCGCGGCCAGGCTCGCCGGTCTGGGGCTGGAGGCCGGCAAGGGAGCCACCCTCACCTTCGACTGA
- a CDS encoding adenylate kinase has translation MQIDPPPHLHDHRRIVVHGVTGTGKSTLAARLATLTGIPHVPVDDLMWQPGWVQREPHEQVETLRPVVARPEWILDAVWSAPRDLVLGRTELVIALDLPRHVSLSRLVRRTTSRLLTHEPICGENTESWRQTLSRDSIIAWHFRSFARKRETIAAWAADAAGPPVVRLTSRSQVDAWLRTLELAHS, from the coding sequence GTGCAGATCGACCCACCACCGCACCTGCACGACCACCGGCGCATCGTCGTCCACGGCGTCACCGGCACGGGGAAGTCGACGCTGGCCGCACGGCTGGCGACGCTGACCGGCATCCCGCACGTCCCGGTCGACGACCTCATGTGGCAACCGGGGTGGGTCCAGCGTGAACCTCACGAACAGGTGGAGACGTTGCGCCCGGTCGTCGCGCGCCCCGAGTGGATCCTGGATGCCGTGTGGTCGGCGCCACGCGATCTCGTCCTGGGCCGCACGGAACTGGTCATCGCCCTCGACCTGCCGCGGCACGTCAGCCTGTCGCGGCTCGTGCGCCGCACCACGTCGCGTCTGCTCACCCACGAGCCGATCTGCGGTGAGAACACCGAGTCGTGGCGCCAGACCTTGTCGCGCGACTCGATCATCGCGTGGCACTTCCGCTCGTTCGCTCGCAAGCGCGAGACGATCGCGGCCTGGGCGGCGGATGCCGCTGGGCCGCCGGTCGTGCGCCTCACCTCGCGGTCGCAGGTGGACGCCTGGCTCAGGACCCTCGAACTCGCCCACTCGTGA
- the holA gene encoding DNA polymerase III subunit delta gives MTDEVAVHHRVPPHVLIAGPEQVLAERGLAQTIDDLKVTAPDLETIRLHAAAYTPGELLLHASPSLFGGAKCIVVHDLDEAADDLQTDLLAALAGEPEPDLTLVVTHKGGARGKKVLDTLRGNGARVIDAPAIKTDRDKADFAAHEFRRARRKATAEAVHALVEAVGKDVRELAAACQQLVDDTTGVIDEKVVMTYHGGKVEATGFRVADATMVGDTGEALRLLRHAIAVGVDPVPIVAVLAQQVRQLIKVGSAGRGRSADVARDVGMAPWQVDKARRALGGWTAEGLAVSLQALAAADFEVKGGGRDPVYAVERVVLTITGQHARNHA, from the coding sequence ATGACGGACGAGGTCGCGGTGCACCACCGGGTGCCCCCGCACGTCCTCATCGCCGGGCCCGAGCAGGTGCTTGCGGAGCGCGGGCTCGCCCAGACCATCGACGACCTCAAGGTCACCGCGCCCGACCTCGAGACGATCCGGCTCCATGCCGCGGCCTACACCCCCGGCGAGCTCCTGCTCCACGCGAGCCCGTCACTGTTCGGCGGCGCGAAGTGCATCGTGGTCCACGACCTCGACGAGGCCGCCGACGACCTCCAGACCGATCTGCTGGCCGCCCTCGCCGGCGAACCCGAGCCCGACCTCACCCTCGTCGTCACCCACAAGGGGGGCGCGCGCGGCAAGAAGGTGCTCGACACCCTGCGCGGCAACGGGGCGAGAGTCATCGACGCACCGGCCATCAAGACCGACCGCGACAAGGCCGACTTCGCCGCCCACGAGTTCCGCCGCGCCCGCCGCAAGGCTACCGCCGAGGCCGTGCACGCGCTCGTCGAGGCCGTCGGCAAGGACGTGCGTGAGCTGGCGGCCGCCTGCCAGCAGCTCGTCGACGACACCACGGGGGTCATCGACGAGAAGGTCGTCATGACCTACCACGGGGGGAAGGTCGAGGCGACGGGTTTCCGGGTCGCCGACGCCACCATGGTCGGTGACACCGGGGAGGCCTTGCGCCTGCTGCGGCACGCCATCGCCGTCGGGGTCGACCCGGTGCCGATCGTCGCAGTCCTGGCCCAGCAGGTGCGCCAGCTCATCAAGGTGGGTTCTGCCGGTCGGGGCCGATCGGCCGACGTGGCGCGCGACGTCGGCATGGCCCCGTGGCAGGTCGACAAGGCCCGCCGGGCCCTCGGGGGCTGGACCGCGGAAGGGCTGGCCGTGAGCCTGCAGGCCCTGGCCGCGGCCGACTTCGAGGTCAAGGGTGGCGGGCGCGACCCGGTCTACGCCGTGGAGCGCGTGGTCCTCACGATCACCGGGCAGCACGCGCGCAATCACGCCTGA
- the rpsT gene encoding 30S ribosomal protein S20, translated as MANIKSQLKRIKTNRAATERNKAVKSEFKTAIRKFREAADSGDVDATKEALRVASIKLDKAASKGVIHKNQAANKKSAMAKKAARL; from the coding sequence GTGGCGAACATCAAGTCCCAGCTCAAGCGCATCAAGACCAACCGCGCAGCGACCGAGCGCAACAAGGCAGTGAAGTCCGAGTTCAAGACGGCCATCCGCAAGTTCCGCGAGGCCGCCGACTCCGGCGACGTCGACGCCACCAAGGAGGCCCTGCGGGTCGCCTCGATCAAGCTCGACAAGGCTGCGAGCAAGGGCGTCATCCACAAGAACCAGGCCGCGAACAAGAAGTCCGCGATGGCCAAGAAGGCTGCCCGCCTCTGA